GCCAAGGAAGCTTTTATGAATGGACATCATTTGCGTGAGACCTTATTGCAGCAGGTACATGACGAATTAGCCACGGTTCCGGCGTTAGATCCCGAATATGTAGAACTGGTAAACCCAGAAACCTTAGAACCGCTGGAAGAAGTCGAAGAAGCTGGATTGCTGGCGATCGCGGTACGGCTAGGGAAAACGCGTCTCATTGATAATATTATTTTGCAAAATCGCAGACCCATCCTAGCCATCGATGGTCCAGCCGGAGCGGGCAAATCCACCGTCGTGCGGCGAGTCGCACGGGAACTAAACTTGCTCTATCTAGACACTGGAGCTATGTATCGCGCCGTAACGTGGTTAGTCCTGCAGTCCGGAATTGCCCTAGATGACGAGCCTGCGATCGCTGAACTCGTCAGTCAATGCGACATTCAACTCGCATCCGGCACCACCGATGGCCATGATCTATCGGCGGCACCTTGCCGAGTCTGGGTCAACCAACAAGAAGTCACTCAAGAGATTCGCAGCCTGGAAGTCACTGAACATGTCTCGGCGATCGCGGCTTTGCCCTCTGTCCGCCAGGAACTCGTCAGCCAACAGCGACACTATGGCCGTAAGGGAGGCATCGTAATGGATGGACGTGATATCGGCACCTACGTCTTTCCCGATGCGGAACTCAAAATATTTTTGACCGCTTCTATTGAAGAGCGCGCCCGTCGCCGCCAGCAAGACCTTCTCCAGCAGGGAACTGAAGTGCCCTTGAAGCATTTAGAGCAAGCGATCTATGAGCGCGATCGTAACGATTCGTCGCGTACCGTCGCTCCACTCCGCAAAGCGGAAGATGCCATTGAAGTACAGACAGATGGACTCACGATCGAAGAGGTCACCTCTCAGATCGTAGCTTTATATCGAGAACGCTTTCAGGAGGTCTAATGCCTCGATACAAATAGCACTCTCATGTTTCGCAATTAGTAATTAATTACATAGTGATATAGATGTGCTGATCGCTTAAAGTCCTTACACAATACTCTAGTCAGCATAAAGATTCCATGAGTGATACTCCACTCTATTGTGCTGTGAGA
Above is a window of Synechococcales cyanobacterium T60_A2020_003 DNA encoding:
- a CDS encoding bifunctional pantoate--beta-alanine ligase/(d)CMP kinase, which codes for MRLLTTVAGLRCALDRFRLSSPTRIEHQRIGLVPTMGALHEGHLSLIRRARAENEIVVVSIFVNPLQFGPNEDFQRYPRVLEQDQKLCAAQGADIVFAPSAVELYPFTKVPNSQDLTHIVPPQSMVQLMCGRSRPGHFEGVVTVVAKLFNLVQPTSAYFGQKDAQQLAILKRLVLDLNIPVNLVGCPIVREENGLAYSSRNQYLTAEERTQAATLYKSLCKAKEAFMNGHHLRETLLQQVHDELATVPALDPEYVELVNPETLEPLEEVEEAGLLAIAVRLGKTRLIDNIILQNRRPILAIDGPAGAGKSTVVRRVARELNLLYLDTGAMYRAVTWLVLQSGIALDDEPAIAELVSQCDIQLASGTTDGHDLSAAPCRVWVNQQEVTQEIRSLEVTEHVSAIAALPSVRQELVSQQRHYGRKGGIVMDGRDIGTYVFPDAELKIFLTASIEERARRRQQDLLQQGTEVPLKHLEQAIYERDRNDSSRTVAPLRKAEDAIEVQTDGLTIEEVTSQIVALYRERFQEV